The following is a genomic window from Malus sylvestris chromosome 12, drMalSylv7.2, whole genome shotgun sequence.
ctctctcttctctttctcctctctctGGGATGCAGTCTCCCTCCTCCGTCCTTCTCCCTACTCGCACTCATCCTTCCCTCACCACGACCTCCCAACCCGACCCACCCCTCCTTTGGTCCCTCCATACCCAACCTTCCTTCACCACCCCACCGCCGTCTCTCTTCCTAACCAAGCCCACACCCATATcccacaccaaaaaaaaaaaaaaaaaaaaaaaccaaacccacACCCAGATCCCTTTCCACTCCTACACACCCATCACCCTCCTACGCACACCTAGATCCGCTTCCCCTCCTACACACCCAAACCCTCAATTCCCAGAATCAAGTTTAAGAAAATGGGAGAGGTTCGAGAAGGTGCATCGGAAACCTATATCCCCTTCTATCCTCTCTAATTTctttatctctttctctctctctccccaaaacGCAGACTTACAAGCCATGGAACGCACGAATTCTCTCCGCCCTCACCTCATCACCTCTCTCTTTTCACCTCCTCCTCCTTATCATTTTCTCTTCGATTGCCGCCGCCAAACTCACGAACCCTCTCGGGCTCGCCAAGTCCAGCTTCCCGCCTGTGCATGCGAAGCAGTTGATCAAAGCCTTCAATCTTTTCCTGAGGAAAACATCAACATCATCGACGACCCCGATTCCTCGACATGAACAAGGAGCTGCGTATGAAGTCATCGTCGGCCTCCTTGGCATCGAAGAGGGTGGGTGGTGAAGGAAGGTTGAGGGGGACGAGTAGGaaaggtttctgggttttgggatTTTAGGGATGCAGGTTGCAGGGAGAGAAGAGATAGAGGcaaaagagagaggaaagagaggGGGTTGGGTGGGAGAGAAAATGATCTGGGTTTTTGAGGAGGGGGACACGGGTTAATGggtattttttggtttttttatttatttttttaataattaattatttttttaatatttaattaatgttttaataaaaaatgggtCTCGTCTCTAGCTACGTCAGCACTTAActgagaaattaacagaaaaactaacgGAGGTATGAtattggcacaaattcgtaagatgaggtatgacattgtcaattttaaaagatgaggtataaaagtgtcgtgacaccaataattgaggtagttttttgtactttactcattttttttctatgtCCTTTCTAATGACATATGACATATGTATGTACGGCAGACTAAAAATCTCTCATTATATCTTAATAGTTTCATATGTTGACGTGACTATTGTTTAATGTACCTTAATTAAATCTTAAAAAGGAGCCAATGTTGCATCTAAAAAGTATTGAAAAGATAAGGATTTTAATTTTCCCCTTTAGTTTGGAGTGGGATACACGTATTCAAGTGATGAGTGAAGAAAATAGCTAGAAAAAAAGACAAAAGGAGAAGGTTATTAATATTCTCCATTATATATTTCATTTGAGCTTTGaagtattaatttttaatgaaaaatttggaaaaataatcaaatttgaataccatatagaattatagccatggttttaaatttatgataaTATTAAACAAAAGTTGATATGGAAGTATTAATATACCTTTAAAGTTATGGGTTCAAAATGGAGAAATCGAAGATTGATACGAAGTCGCCACTTGCAATTGTCATCCACACATCTAACTTTCAAACAATTCTTAGTCTATTTAGCCATTTTGAACTCATAATTCTTCCTCATTACAACCACAACTAATAATTACAAGTCACGAATTCATGTATTAGTACTTTCATATCAacttttgattataattatcataaatttaAAATGGTATCTGTAATTCTAAATAAAATTggaatttttgttattttttataaaaaattttattttgaatacaaTTCTTCATAATAAAATACTCCAAATTCCAATAAGAAAATTAACAAATGGGCACCCTTTGGCATAAACAAAGGggactttaacgaaaagctcatagtactgttcactttaacgaaaaaccacatttttaccctaaaaaatcaatgctgatactattcattttaccctttattttgtctttatcgttaaaactcagagttttcaaatttttttcattaattttcctgtAACAAAGTCCATATCGGAAGAAATGCTTACATAACACAAAATGATACGTGAATGATTATTCGTGTCATGTAAGCTGTTATTTTATGTCGATATCGAGGGGCATACTCAACATTTAAAGTGCTGTTATGGAAAGCTTAAAAAGTTGTTGAGAAATGAGGTTGCCATGTAATCAGCGTGGGAAAATACGGCCGGTGGCGGACCACGACCAAGAAAAACACATAGACACGCTGAAAACAGCCCACGATTTTTCAAATCTTAACAAAACGACATCGCATCGGtccacctcctcctctgctTCCGTCACTTCTCTTCCCACGCCACACCGAAACCTTCCATATTCAACGcctatatataaacatattttTATATCTAACGTCTCGGTTCCAATGATCTACCAAAAagtagaataaaataaaaattcaaagaagatggggcttgatcttgatctGGAATCAATATCCGAGGCGACGTCAGGAGCCGTTGGATCACTCGTGAGCACCACTCTGCTGTACCCGCTCGACACCTGCAAAACCAGGTACCAAGCCGAAGTTCGAGGCAATGGTCAGGCCAAATACAGGTAACCATTTTTTGATCTGGGTCTCTGTTTTTCTTTGGATTATCGTTCTCTGATTGGTTTTCCAGCTTAATTGTGTATGTTCTGTATTTTTTTGGGAGAATTTGTGAGTAAATTTTAATTGGGTCGGTAGTGTTTAGCACTAATATGTTGTAAATGTTGGAGAGCATGCTGGGTGATTAGTAAGTAATCTTTTAGATTAGCATGTAATGAAGATGGATTTTGGGAGTTTTATGGAATATACAAAATTGGGTTGTGAGTCGTATCGGATTTCATCTCAAGGTGGTAACTTGCTAACTTTAAATGCAATTCGACGATCGTTTTCGGGTTTTTAATTTCCGACCGGTGTCAATATTATCAAAGTTTTTAGCATAAAATGaaaactttatactggaaagtTTTGAAATTGGAAAAAGTTAAATGATTTTGGTATATGGCAACAGTTGAACAAATGTTTTTCATGGaggggagaaatttttcagtgtgacggGAAGTAcatcactatacaaatggtaagatatgtgttaaaaagttaaataactttaaaaaaaaatttcaccactTTATAAAAGTATATAGTGTACGTTCTGattacaatgaaaaatttctccatgaAGAGAAACTTACCTATAAGCGGGATGCCACGGTGGCGTAGTATCTCAAATCAATGGTGCACTACCATGTGTAAAAGTTATAAAAACATGGCGGTGTTGGTTGGGATACCGCCACGGTGAAATCTGAGTTGGAGGTAAGTTCTTATCGGCAGGGATCCAAGATTCTGTAGATAGTGACAGAATGTTGCAACCCGAGTGTCAAGACTTTCAGACTCGGAATTTATCCAGTCATGTGTGCATATATGaagcttttcttttctttatagtTTACCGGGCGTCTATTTGGTTCATTTAATAATGTGTTCTCTACTGCTAGCAGACAATAGCTTCTGTGGTAGTACATATTGTTTGAGTCAGCGATCAGATAATTATATGGTATATAATTCACTAAATTTCTTTGGTTCTGGCTTGTATAGGAACCTTTCGGATGTGTTTTGGGAAGCAATATCCACACGCCAGGTTCTTTCACTGTATCAGGGACTCGAAACAAAAAACCTGCAATCCTTCATTGCTCAGTTTGTTTATTTTTACGGGTATAGCTATTTCAAAAGACTATATGTGGAAACAAGTGGTGTTAAATCAATAGGGACGAGAGCAAACTTAGTCCTTGCAGCTGCTGCTGGAGCTTGCACTGCCATTTTAACTCAGGTGAACCTTTTGTGTACAGTTCATCGCACTTTTGATTCTATTCTGATGGTGAAATGGCGTATAGGAAGATTATGGATTTATTCATATTGGTTTAGTGACTGGAATTTAATGACTGTCTGTTCTACGTCTGTGTAGCCTTTGGATACAGCCTCGTCAAGGATGCAGACAAGTGCCTTTGGAAAATCCAAAGGATTGTGGAAGACCCTTACAGATGGCAGCTGGATTGATGCATTTGATGGTCTTGGAATCTCCCTGTTGCTGACCGCAAACCCTGCAATTCAGGTAGTTGTCTTGTCATTTTTTTATCTAAAATTACTGATTTTGTTGCCATAAGTCTCTAGAAtttaagttttaccttcaactCAAAATATTTAAGATGGTAACTGAGGCTGAAACTGAAATTGTTATTTACTTCAGTATACGGTGTTCGATCAGCTAAAACTCAGACTCTTGAAAGGGAAAGATAAATCGGGCAAGGGTTCATCACCAGAAGCCCTTTCTGCCCTCACAGCATTTGTTTTAGGTGCAGTCTCGAAGACTGTTGCCACCGTTCTGACCTATCCTGCCATCAGGTACATATTGCTCTCACAAATTCCATCTTATTTACAAGGTTGACCCATGGAATCAATTGAAATATTTGCTCACTACAGGTGTAAGGTCATGATCCAAGCTGCTGACGAAGATGAtggaaaaaccaaaaacccccGGCCAAAGTCCAGCAAAACGATACCAGCAGTCCTATGCGCTATATGGAAAAGGGAAGGGATTCTCGGCTTCTTCAAGGGATTGCATGCGCAGATCTTGAAGACTGTCCTGAGCTCGGCATTGCTTCTGATGATCAAGGAAAAGATCTCCGCCGCTACTTGGGTTCTTCTACTTTCAATCAGAAGGTCTCTATTGCTCACAAGGGGCAGACTAAAAAGTGCTTGATTGCAATTGTGTCGACAAGAATTTGCAGAATTCACATGTAAATTAGGTGGGAGTTTTATCTGCTTACCTGAAACGAATGTACCCTTTGAATTCGGGgtactaaggccatctccaaccaatcCGGCCAGAGGAGCTCGTACTTTTGCAATAAAGCAGTTTTGTTTGTTAGAGGAGAAGGATGGTTCAGGCCTTGCTTCAAAGATGGTGGCCTTGTCAATCTGTTGGAGCTTAGTATTTAGGATGAAAAACTTTTATTCAGAGAAATAATGTAGCGCAGAAATTTTGGTCTGCAAAAATAttgatttataaattttaactgTGTTAGATTTATTACCCTTGTAAATGTGATTTACTGATAGTAATTTTATTTGTGAATTCTGTTCAACTAATGTTAGAGCTAATCAGTTAcctaattattttgtttaaaaaaaaagagtgaaaaatgaCATCAGATTGAGAGCCAAAAGAACAGGGAAATCAGGAATATCTAATTTATTAATTCTTATACAAGCGATATTGGGGGTTTCGAATCAAACTCATGACCAAAGAaatgcaaataaataaaaatatcttaaaattcaataaattaagcacaaaaaaaaaagtgaaaatgcGAGAATAAAAACTTATACAAGAAATCTGtaacataattatatttatgtaGGTAGGATGAAACTTAAGTTGTTAAGAGTATTTATTCATGTACCTGATATCTTGTGCACCAAAGAGCGAATATATATGCAAATTGGAAGTGAGTTCAATTGGCTAGAGTATTGTACCTTCCTTTTGCTCCCAATTTGAATCGTTATTTTAAAGCTTAGATTAGAATATTTGCTTGaatcacaagaaaaaaaaaagttttgcaatGACCTTGTAACTAATTAGCTCAACTTGTTAAAGCCGTTTAACAAACATACATTTGAAGTCGTGTGTTCAAATCTATTAACTCCAATTGAACTTAGACCCAGCCAAAGCAAGAGAAGGCCAAACCTAAatccaaatttttgtttttatttcttttcttttttggtccaagtttttattttttttttcaaatctcaCCTCCTCACCAATTTCATATTTGTCTCATGTGAGaaaaatattatgaattattTTTTGCTATGCCCCTTTTAACTTTATTTCAATCTCAATTTATCCTTCCAACATTTTTTTTAGGACAttaatattttacactaagaaaTAAGAATTCGATTAAATCACACAATAAATAAtttaagggagactttggatgcggtccctagttatgaataatgtttgactgaaactttgttggttttcaatttttgatccaagtcgctaaaattaattgataatttatttctatgtacgttactatattttttaaattaaaaattaaaatttatagttgtttatagtaatgagattttaaataaaaaacataatttgtgggattaaaaatattaaaatataaatatactattgtgtgtgtgtgtgtgtaaacatgggtacattcataaaaaataaccaaaaaattattgtatcaaaacatgggtacattcttcaaaatgggtacatttagcaaaaataaaaatgggtacaaataaataaaaaaatatgggtacaatacaaataaaactttaaaaaatatgggcacaaaaagaaattaatatatgggtacaaattaaaattgaaaggaaaattggtacaaattaaaaaagggttgcaaattaaaaatgggtacaaactaaaaataaaaatatatgataaaaaatttagccataaatataaatatactaattgtaatatttttaatattaaatgaatatatttagaaataaaaaatattttattattgaaataattaatgatattattaatacaaaggaccttgatcaaaaattgaaaagtaataaggttttaatcaatagagtagtaaaaataaggatgaaaacctaattactccataatttaatttgatatcaaatccaTTATTCATGAAATTCGAACAAAAATCTCTTACTCCTAAACGAAGAAGAGAAATAACATATCTGTCACCCTCAATTTAATTTCAAgagcaaaaaaataataaggacGACGCGCTACTCCAAGTCGCCAACACCACCGAGAGTTCGCATCTGAGCGAGAGGGCACGGAcacgaggaggaggaagaagaagaagcggaGAGAGGGCAAGATGATGTCCGGAAATTATACCAGCATTGACAACCAGAACGTCTCGGGATCTGTTCCTGCTGTAAGTAGTATATTCAATTTCACAAAGACgtatatttatacatatatgtattgtATATATATTGATGTTTATGATGAAATGATGTTGGATAATTTTGCAGGCAGTTCCAGATCCAGGCCACCTCACCGTCAAATTCCAAGGTACAATTCGTGTTTCTACTTTTGAGCTCTGGAAATTAGTGATTAGTTTTGTGGAATTTCAGTACCTTTTGTTTGGTTGGCGCgaaattggaaggaaaataaTGCTAAACCTGATTAGATTTAGGATTAATCAGCTACGAATCGATGCGTCTATGTGTTTTAGTATTTTGTTTAGCTGTTGGGAATTGATGCAGGAAACGAATAGGGAAATCGAATTCtaattttcttgcattttctcaGCAATCAAACGTCTTTTGTTTAGGTTAAATTTTCAGTTGAAAGTTTAGAATTTTATTGCCAAAGGGCTTTATCGATTAGTGTATCGAAAGAATAAACCTCTGATCGGCTGAGTTTAATGTAACTAACTTCCAGCTTAATTGCTATGTTTAGAGTTTCTGGGTGTAaagttttctaattttatttatttattattgtaaTAACAGTGTGATTTAAACTGATGCAGATTCAAGCCTTCAGACGTTTCCTCCATCTGGGACACAAGGGAAGATCGCTGGTGGTGCCCTCCCTCCTCGTGATGCTGATGgtacattttaattttatatatggAATTTGGCGAACCATGCTCTGTCTTGATATGTGACTTTCCGATGTTGTTTCTGCTATCTAGTCCAATGAAAACAATCTTTGGATCCAATACCTAATGGCTTTTAAAAACTAAGTTTAAAGTCTTGGAGACAATGGTTTGAAGATGTAGGATGATAGGACGTCGTGCTTTTCCATTGTAGTTCTATGAGTATGAGTTAAAGTATAGACCACTGAACACTTTGAGGTGTTAAACTTACGATAAGACTTTTTTTATTCATAACGAGTGTTAAAACTACTGGCCGTAACCCCTTCCATACATGTTCCACAATATTGTTTGTCgactttaaattttgttttccatGGATGCCAATTTTTTGTTGTGTCATGTTATGGTCTGAAATCCATGTTTTCTCTCTTGATACAGACACATTTTCTAAACCTGTATCTGGTTCTGATGAACCCCAGCAAGGTGGTTGGCTACGGGTATTCTCTGTAGCTTCTTACAAGCAATACTTTGATGTTGACACTTCCGATGTCCTAGAGAGGATTAAAGATTCACTTCTTCCATTCAGTGGAGCCTTCAATGAGAAAACATCTAACAGCCCAGATTTGTAAGTTTTCTTTTGGTAACTTAACTGATTATCTGTCTCTAAAGTAGCATTTTTGAGTAGTTTCAAATTGCATTGTACTTTTTGAACATCCTCTGAGATGCCGCCAGCAACAAACGTCTTTTTGACAATTGATAATTCTGGATAAAGATTTTGAGATTAGAACAAAATCTTTAAAATTGAGAAACTATTTGAAAAAGGTTGTCTGCGCTGTTCAATAGTTTGGAACTACATTGTAGAAGTTGCACTAAAAGTCTCCTCTGTATCTTGACGGTTTATATTTGCAACCGTTTATTTGTCTATAAAATCTTTACGGTGAGACACCTGTCATTCAATCTTAACTTCAAATGCTGTGCAGGTATGGACCTTTCTGGATATGCACTACCCTAATATTTGTAGCAGCTGCAATTGGCACTTTTGTGACATATGTAGCACACAAGGTCAAGAGTAAAGATTGGGAATATGACATTAATGTGGTGCAATGGTCAGCGGGATTGTTCTATGGTTATGTCACTATCGTCCCTCTTGTACTGTATGTAATTCTCAAGTACTTCTCGGCACCATCAGGTCTTGTTCAGCTATTTTGTCTCTATGGTTACTCTCTGTTTGTCTTCATTCCAGCATTGGTAAGTCTCTGGTTTTCCGGTGtagttttatattaaatttattaccGCAAAGATGTTTCTTTAAAGGTTTAGGTGTACAAGATCTAAATCGAATCCTCTCCCAAAAGCTTATGCCA
Proteins encoded in this region:
- the LOC126594355 gene encoding peroxisomal adenine nucleotide carrier 1-like, producing MGLDLDLESISEATSGAVGSLVSTTLLYPLDTCKTRYQAEVRGNGQAKYRNLSDVFWEAISTRQVLSLYQGLETKNLQSFIAQFVYFYGYSYFKRLYVETSGVKSIGTRANLVLAAAAGACTAILTQPLDTASSRMQTSAFGKSKGLWKTLTDGSWIDAFDGLGISLLLTANPAIQYTVFDQLKLRLLKGKDKSGKGSSPEALSALTAFVLGAVSKTVATVLTYPAIRCKVMIQAADEDDGKTKNPRPKSSKTIPAVLCAIWKREGILGFFKGLHAQILKTVLSSALLLMIKEKISAATWVLLLSIRRSLLLTRGRLKSA
- the LOC126594305 gene encoding uncharacterized protein LOC126594305 — encoded protein: MMSGNYTSIDNQNVSGSVPAAVPDPGHLTVKFQDSSLQTFPPSGTQGKIAGGALPPRDADDTFSKPVSGSDEPQQGGWLRVFSVASYKQYFDVDTSDVLERIKDSLLPFSGAFNEKTSNSPDLYGPFWICTTLIFVAAAIGTFVTYVAHKVKSKDWEYDINVVQWSAGLFYGYVTIVPLVLYVILKYFSAPSGLVQLFCLYGYSLFVFIPALCLSIVPLEIFRWVIAGIAGVMSATFVAVNLRAHIVSAGERWFLIVAAIFLLQLALSLVLKLYLFTVTV